A window of Halopelagius inordinatus genomic DNA:
CAGCGCGCGCAGTTCGTCGGTCTGAACGTCTGGCGCTACAAGCTGATGGCGTTCATCATCTCCGGCGGGTTCGCCGGTATCGCCGGGAGCCTGTTCACCATCCACGGGTCGTACGTCCCGCTTCAGTCGCTGTACTGGACCGAGTCCGGAGAAATCGTCATCATGACCGTCCTCGGCGGGGCGGCGTCGCTCTTCGGCCCGATTCTCGGCGCGGCGGTCTATCTCTACGTCGAGAACATCGTGAGCGGCATCCAGACGCTGCAGATTCCGCTCACCGACGTCGTCCTCCTCGACGACTTCGGGACGTACTGGCACCTCCTTTTGGGACTCGTGTTCGTCGTCGTCATCTGGTTCGCGCCGCGAGGCATCTGGGGGGCGATAACGGACGTCCGAACGTTCGTCTCCGACCGTCTCGGGGGTGACCGCCGATGAGTTCGGGACCGCTTCTCGAAACCGACGGCCTCGTCAAGGAGTTCGGCGGCCTCGTCGCCACCGACGACGTCAACCTCTCCGTCGAGTCGGGCGAACGCGTCTCGATAATCGGCCCGAACGGCGCGGGCAAATCGACGCTCATCAACCTCATCACGCGCCGACTCGACCCGACCGCGGGCGACATCCGGTTCAAAGGCGAGTCCATCGTCGGCTTGGAACCGCACCAGGTGGTCCAACGGGGGGTCTCGAAGTCGTTCCAGACCGCCTCGATCTTCCCGGACCTCACGGTCCGAGAGAACGCCGAAATCGCCTCTCTCGCCGCGGAACACGGCGAGTTCGGGCTGAACTTCCTCACGCACCGAAACAACCTCTCTGCGGTTCACGACCTCGCAGAGGAGACGCTCGACGACGTGGGCCTGTTGGACCGCGCCGACACCGAAGCGGCAGACCTGCCGTACGGCGACAAGCGCCGCCTCGAAATCGGTATCGCACTCGCCGCGGACCCCGACCTCCTCCTCATGGACGAACCCACCGCGGGGATGTCGCCGGAGGAGACCCAATCGACCGTCGAACTCGTCGAACGGGTCAAGCGGGAACGCGGCCTCACGTTCGTCCTCGTCGAACACGACATGGAGATCGTCTTCAGCGTCTCCGACCGCATCGTCGTCCTCAACCGAGGGCAAGTAATCGCCGAGGGGACGCCAGACGAGATTCGGGGGAATCCCGACGTCCAAGAGGCCTACCTCGGAGGGATGGAGATATGAGCCTGTTAGAACTCTCGGAGATAGACGCGTACTACGGTGAGAGCCACATCCTTCGGAACCTGTCGATGAACGTCGAGGAAGGCGAGATATGCGCCCTGCTCGGCCGCAACGGCGCGGGCAAGACGACGACGCTCCGGTCTATCGCCGGCGCGACGCCGCCGGACGTGCGAGACGGCGTCGTCCGGTTCAAAGGCGACGACATCACCGGCCGCACGGCCGAGGACGTCTCCATGCAGGGCATCTCCCTGGTTCCGGAGGAACGCCGCATCTTTCCGAACCTCACCGTCGCGGAGAACCTCCACCTCGCCGAGGTGGCCAGAAACACGTCCAACACGTGGAGGCGGTCGGTCGCCGTCGAACGCGAGGGACTCACCACGGACGAGGTGTACGCGCAGTTCCCCCGACTGGACGAACGGCGGACCCAACGGGCGGGGACGCTCTCGGGCGGGGAACAGCAGATGCTCGCCATCGCGCGCGCACTGAAGCAGAACACCGACCTGCTGTTGCTCGACGAACCGTACGAGGGTCTCGCGCCCAAGATCATCGAGGACGTAGAGGAGGCGGTCAGACGAATCAGCGACGCCGGGACGACCATCCTCCTCGTCGAACAGAACGCCGCGGCGGCGATACAACTCGCCGACCGCGCGTACATCATCGACCAAGGCGGAATCGTGTTCGACGGGAGTTCCGAGGAACTCCGCGCGGACGAAGAGACCCGCGAGCGGTATCTGGGGGTGTGACAGTGAGCACAGACGCGCCGTCGCCCGACGGCGGCCTCCCCGACCCGGAAGCGGTTCTGGATAGACTCGTCGAACTCGGGGCGGTGACCGAGAGCGAAGACGGGTCGCTCGCGACGACGAGCGAGTACGAGGACGTCCGCCGCGTCTACCACGACACGTACGCCGAGATGGACGACGACGGCGTCGAGTCGACGGTGGCGGACCTCTTCGGCGTCGAGAGAGCGGAGGCGGCGTCGCTTCTCGACGCCGGGGAAGTGACGAGAGCGGACGTCATCGCGTACCTCGCCGCGCGTTCGTTCGCCGACGGCGAACTCGACTCGCCGACTCTCGCCGTCGCGTCGGACCTCCTCGTCCGCATCGAACCCGAAACGCCGGTTCCGGAGGCGTTCGAGGAACTGACCGACGATTCGTACCGATCGTTCCTCGACTCGAACCCGGACGCGGTGGTGACCGTCTGGCGGCACCACTGCGACCCCTGCGAGGCGATGAAAGCGGACGTGCCCGAGATTCTCGACGCGGTTCCCGAGGGCGTCGCGACGGCCGGCCTCGACGGCCAAGACGCGCCCGCGTTCCGCCGCGAGTTCGGCGTCGACGCCGCCCCGGCGGTACTTCTCTTCTGTGACGGCGAACGCAGAGAGACGCTGACGGGACGCCGCCGCCCCGAGACGTTCGCGGACCGGTTCGCGGATGTCTTCGGCGACTCCTGAGTTCGGCGGTCTTCGGTCGGCTCTTTCCTTTTTCGACCGCTCGAATCGCAGAGAGCGTTCGCTCCGGCCGAACTGACGTGCGGAGAAACGGCCGGCGTCCGTCCGCGATTAGTCGACGCCGGTGACCATCACGGGTCGTTGCGCGCCGAGAACGACCGACTGCGTGACGCTCCCGAACAGCGCCTTTCCGGCGGGCGACCGCTTTCGCCCGCCGACGACGATGAGGTCCGCCTCCCCTCCGTCCGCGGTCCTCACGATGGCGTCCGCCGGGTCACCGCTCGACTCCTCTATCTCGCACTCGATCCCGTGTTCTTCGAGGTAGTCCGCCGCCTCGCGGACCGACTGGACCTGCGTCGCGGACGCACCGCTCGGGTTGTCGACGAACGTGTGGATGAGCGTCACCGACTTCTCTTCGACTCCGCCGGGGAGATTGACCACCTCTTCGACGCATCGAAGCGCGTGTTCCGCCTCGTCGTCGACACCGACTACCACGTGATACATACGCACAGATGTCCGCCCCCGCGGCTTAGTCTTTTGGGGGACGGCGCGGGGTTCGGTCGCCGAACCCCTCCGCGCTCAGGTCGCGTCCTCGACGACGTTCTCCGAGACGTAGACGACGAGGTAAAGCGGGATTCCCAACACGATGGCGATGGTGAGTGCGCCGTAGGCCGCAAAGCCGAGCGGCGTCGGCGGGAACGGAATCACGAAGAGGAATCTCGGCGCGCTGAGGTTCTCGACGAACGTGCCGACGAGGAATCCGGCGACGCCGGAGAAACAGACGAGCATCACGTAGAGCGCACCGACGAACCGTGGACCGTCGACGCCCGAGTCGCCGGACCGAGATGCGGACTCGCTCACGTTCGAATCTTCGGCCGACTCGGGTTAGTGGTTCCGTTCTCGCCGCCGGACACCGACGGCTCTTTGCCCTTCGACACTAACGCTGAGATATGTCCGACAAGGACCTCCTCGGCATCGTTCTCGCCGCCATCGCGGTGTTGATGCTCCTGACCGGCGTCGTCCTCATCATCTGACCGACGGCCGCTTTCTTCCGGATAGACGACTCTCGAAGCGACGCTACGGACTCGCTCGAAAGTCGGAAGAACAGTCGAGAAAACGAAGAGCGTCAGTTACTCTTCTGCGTCCGGCGTACTGCCGCCGTCGGTGAGAGCGGTCTCGTCTTCCTCGCCGCCGTCGGTGGCGATCGAGGTCTCCAGTTTGCGACTGAACCAGTCCCAATCGGAGGTGTAGAGGTTGTCCTCTTTGAGGTTCCACGGGTCGCCGTCCGTGATTTCCGGTCCTTCGAGCCACGACTGGACGATGTTGCCGACGAAGATGATCTGTCCGACCAAGAGCACGAACGCGCCGACAGTCGCGAGGAGGTGCAGGTCGGTGAACTGCGGCAGGTACGTCGCGTAGCGACGCGGCATGCCGCCGTAGCCGAGCAGGATCATCGCGAAGAACGTCAGGTTCGTCCCGATCATGGAGAGCCAGAAGTGCGCTTTCCCGAGCGTGCGCTGGTACATCCGTCCCGAGAAGAGGGGGAACCAGTAGTAGATTCCCGCGAACCCGGCGAAGGAGATGGCACCCATGACGATGTAGTGGAAGTGACCCACGACGTAGTAGGTGTCGTGAAGCACGAGGTCGACCGGAATCGACGCGAGGAAGACGCCGGTGACGCCGCCGATGATGAAGTTCGAGATGAACCCGATGCAGAACAGCATCGGCGTCGTGAGCCGAACGTTACCGTTCCACATCGTCGTTATCCAGTTGAACGTCTTCACCGCGGACGGTATGGCGATGGCCAAGGAGACGGCCATGAACGAGGCGCGGAGACGGGGGTCGATGCCCGTCGCGAACATGTGGTGCGCCCAGACGCCGAACGAGAGGACGCCGATAGCGAGCGTCGAGTAGACGACGAACTTGAATCCGAACAGCCGACGGCCGGCGAAGCGCGGCAACACGAGGCTGACGATGCCCATCGGCGGGAGCACCAACACGTACACCTCGGGGTGGCCGAAGAACCAGAAGATGTGTTGCCACAGTATCGCGCCGCCGCCGTCGTTGACGAAGAACGACGTCGCGAAGTTGCGGTCGAAGAGCAACATCAAGAGCGCGCTCCCGAGCAGGGGGAACGCAAAGAGGATGAGCCCCGACTGGGTGAGAATCGTCCACGAGAAGATGTCGAGGTTCGCCCACGACACTTCCTTCGCGCGTTCGGTGAAGATGGTCGCGATGAAGTTGATAGCGCCCATCGTCGCCGAGACACCCGTGAGGTGCAGTCCGAGAAGCATCAGGTCGACACCGGCGTTGGCCTGATTACCTTGGCCGATTCCCGCCGAAAGCGGCGTGTACATCGTCCATCCCGTCTGTGCCGGGATGACTTCCGGGATGGGGAAGAAGCCGGCCCAGATGAGTAACGCGCCCGGCGGCAGAAGCCAGAAGGCGATGGCGTTGATGCGCGGGAACGCCATGTCGTCGGCACCGATGAGAAGCGGGATGAAGTAGTTCGCGAACGCCGCGATGATGGGCGTCCCGAACAGGAAAAGCATCGTGATGCCGTGACTCGTCATCAGCGAGTTGTAGAAGGTGTTCGAGATGAGGGTCGCACCGGGGTCGGCGAGTTCGGCCCGCATCACCATCACCATCAACCCGCCCACCGCGAAGGCGATGAGTCCGTACGTTCCGTACAGGATACCGATGTCTTTGTGGTCGACTGTGGTCAGCCATCGGATGATTCCGGATGGCTTCTCTTGGTGGACTTCCTGCCCGTGTCCGCCGACGCCACCGCCGCCAGCCAGCGGCGTGTAGGTGCGCCAGTTCTCGATCCGCGCGAGCCACGCGGCGACGGCCACGAGGAAGACCCCCATGAGGACCGTCAGCGCTAACTGTCCGTTTATCTCCATGGGTGATTCTGAGGAACGGAGGGTAATGAAAGGTTCGGGTACGAGTCGCGAACGACGTCGCTACTGTCCGTCGGATTTGGTCGCGTCGGCGTCCGAAACGTGTGATTCATCGTCGGCCGACGGGTCGGATTCCGCGGTGTCGGTCTCCGATTCGTGCTCTGCCTCGTGAAGCGGAGTCGCCCCCGGAACCGTCGCCTGCCCCGGCAGGAAGACGGTCGAACCTTTCTCTGCCCCGGCGATGGCTTTTCCCGAGAGATACGTCAGTATCGCGAGCAGGACGAACGGGACGGCGAGCAGACCGAACTGCACCGCCATCGGGAAGAGTTCTGTGCCGAACGCCGGATACACCGCGAACCCGACGACGAAGAAGGCGATGATGAACAACGGAACGATGTTGACCGTCAGGTCCAACAGCGTCTCCTTGTCGAAGATTTTGTTCGCCATATAGCAGTGTCTCGGCGCCCCCGAATCAAATAGCTTGTTGGTTCGCTACCGTTCGAACCGATCGATCGCCTCGAACGTCAGTACGACGGCTCTCTCTCGTCGACGAACAGTTCTCCGACGACGCCGCCGACGAGGAGGATGACGCCCGCGGCGATGATGGCGTACCCGCGAGTCACGAGACTGACGTCCGTGAAAGCGATCACTCCGCCGAGAACGGAGAGAATCACCGAGAGGACGGCGAGCGCTCTCCACGGCGTCTTCGCGTATCCGGACTCGTGGGCCATTCCCGCGACGCTCCCGCTGAACAGGAGCAACCCCCCGACCGCGACGGGAAAGAGGTCGAACAGGATGCCGATCTCGGAGATGGGGATTCCGAGCGCGACGAACAGGGGCCACGGGCTGGCCATCCGGTACTGGTCTGAGAGCCCCGGCGTCTCGTCCATACCGGGCGTAGGTCACGCGGGGTAGAAAGCGCTTCGGAACGGTTCAGGGGACGCGGACGCCGTGGCGCGCGAGAAACTGCTCTACAGCCTGTATCTCCACCGGGCTCGCGATAATTCGACAGACACCGTCGGCGGGGAAGACGGTGACGGTGAACTCCGCTTCCAGTTCGTCTCGAACGTCCGCGAAGGAACTGCACGGGACGACTATCTCCGTACTGTCCCGAAAGGTGGAGGCATCCGCCATTCTGGTTCACTGCGTGGGTCGCGACTCCCGAGTATAATCGTGTCGAAGCGTGTCTCGCGCCCCCACGCACGCGCGAGTACCAAAACGGGGTCCGACCCGAAGGAACAGATTTTTCGACGCAGGTGGCAGAGGTGTAACCGATGGGACTGGAGGACGAGATCGAAGAACTCCGAGAGGAGATCTCGAGTACGCCATACAACAAGTCGACCGAGTCGCACATCGGCCGTCTGAAGGCGAAACTCGCCGAAAAGAAAGAGAAACTCGAGCAACAGTCCTCCAGCGGCGGCGGTCACGGATACGCGGTCGAGAAGACGGGCGACGTGACGGTCGCACTCGTCGGGTTCCCGAGCGTCGGGAAGTCGACGCTGATAAACGCCCTGACGAACGCGGACAGCGAGGTCGGCTCCTACGAGTTCACGACGCTGAACGTCAATCCGGGGATGCTCAAGCACAACGGTGCGAACATCCAGATTCTCGACGTTCCGGGTCTCATCGAGGGCGCGGCGGGCGGCCGCGGCGGCGGGAAGGAGGTTCTCTCCGTCGTCCGGACGGCCGACCTCGTCGTGTTCATGCTTTCGGTGTTCGAGATAGAGCGCTACGAACGCCTCCGTCACGAACTGTACGAGAACAAGATTCGACTCGACACGGAACGGCCGAGTCTCACCATCTCGAAGAAAGGCAAAGGCGGCATCCAAGTGACGACGACGGACGACGTCTCTCTCGACGAGGGCACGATAAAGGACGTCCTCAGAGAGCACGGCTACGTCAACGCCGACGTGACCGTCCGCGGCGACCCGACGATAGACGAACTCATCGACGGCATCATGGACAACAGGGTGTACCTCCCCTCCATGGTCACGGTCAACAAAGCCGATCTCATCGACCAAGACTACCTCCCGACGGTCGAGGAGAACCTCAGAGAGGTCGGTATCGACCCCGCCGAGGCCGTCTTCATCAGCGCCGAGGCCGAGAAAGGGCTCGACGCTCTCAAAGAGAAGATGTGGGAGAAACTCGGGCTCATCCGCATCTACATGGACAAACCCGGCCGGGGCACGGACTACGAGGAACCGCTCGTGCTCACAGAAGAGGAGAACACGGTCGACGACGCCCTCGACAGACTCGGCGGGTCGTTCGAGGACCGCTTCCGATTCGCGCGGGTGTCCGGTCCGAGCGCGAAACACGACGAACAACAGGTCGGACGCGACCACGAACTCAAAGACGAAGACGTCTTGCGCATCATCGCACAGCGGTGAGTCAGGGGCCGTGTCTCGACGCTCCGATCGGTCGGATACGGCGTCGGACCGAACGGCCGTCCTCGCCGTCCTCTCTCTTCTCGCGGTCCCGTGGTCGGTTCAGACGTTTCCCGGAGGGGACGAGACGCTCCTCTTCGCGTGGGGACTGTTGAACACGGCTCCCGTCGGGGTGACGACGCTCTTCGAGTTCCTGTTCGTCTACACGCGGGGTCTCCCCGACTTCATCGTCTCGTGGCCGGTGTCGGTCGCTTGTTACGCCGGTGCGGTCGCGAGTGCCGTCGTCGGGTGGCGTCGGGGACGCGAGGACCCGCGAGTCACGGGCGGCCTCCTCGTTCTCGCGGGCGTCGCGCAACTCTCTCTCGCGAGTGGGTTCTCGGCGCAACCGGGCCGGACGGCGTGGCCTCTCGGTACTCTCGCTCTCTGGACCGTCGCGTGGGTGGTGTACTGGCCGAGGGTGAGACGGCGGCGCGAGTGAGTCGCCCAAACCCCCTTGCGAGAGTGCGTCGGCGGCTTCCGCGTCCGGTACTCTTTTCGACGCTCCGGCCGACGTCACGCGTATGTCCGGAGTACTTGACCACGTGATGATGCGCGTCGAGGACCTCGACGAATCGCTCGACTGGTACCAGACGCACCTCGACTACGAGGAGAAGGGTCGATGGGAGGCCGAGACGTTCACGAACGTCTACCTCGGTCCCGAAGACGTCCACGAGGACGGTGCGGTCCTCGAACTGACGTACAACCACGACGACCGGTCGTACGAGATGGGCGACGCGTGGGGCCACATCGCCGTCCGAGTGCCCGAGGGCGAACTCGAAGAGGCGTACCAGAGTCTCATGGACGAGGGCGTCGACGACTACCGCGACCCCGAATCCTGCGGCGGGCGCTACGCGTTCGTCAAAGACCCGGACGGCCACGAGGTCGAAATCGTCCAACGCGACCAGGGCGCGCGGTGGAGCATCGACCACACGATGATGCGCGTCGAAGACGCGGACGAAGCCCTCGGCTTTTGGACGCGGAAGTTCGAGTACGAACACACCGGTCGCTGGGAGTCGGACTCCTTCGCGAACTACTTCGTAAAGCCCGAAGACGCCGCAGAAGAGGCGATGGCTGTCGAACTGACGTACAACTACGACGGCCGGAGCTACACGATGGGCGACGCGTGGGGACACGTCTGTGTCCGCGCCGACGACCTGAACGACTACTGGGAGACGCTGATGGAACGTGAGGGCGAAGACTACCGCGACCCCGAGTCCTGTGACAACCGCTACGCGTTCACGCGGGACCCCGACGGCCACGAGATAGAGGTTCTCGAACCCGACGACTGATCGTCCGGACCCGGCGTCGCCGAGCCGAAATCGCGGCTCGCGTGCGGTTCGACTCCGGCGGCGCATAGAACGACAAGGGATTTAATCCGAACGCGACATCGTTCCCCTATGCCCGGAGTTCTCTCTGACGCCCTCGCGTGGGTCGTCATCGCGACGTTCGTGGCCGGAGCGGTACTCGAACGGCGCGGCGACCGCCGCGCGCGACACGTCACCGTCGCCGCGTGGGTGGGCTTTGCGCTCTTTTGGCTGCAGTTGATCCCCCACTTCGCGTTCGTCCACAAAAGCTACATCGAGGGGTTCCTCTCGCTCGCCGCGGTGCCCGCGTGTCTCTACGCGGGCTATCTGCTCTACTCCGGCCGCACCACGCTGTTCGTTCTCTCGCGGGCCGTCGCCGTGATGGGGGCGGTGTACCTGCCGTTCGAGACGATTCCCGCGTTCGCGCTCTTCGGTTTCGACGTTCCGGCGCCGAGAGGCGTGTTGATGGAGACGGTCGCCGCACAGACCGGCTTCTTGGTCAACGCCCTCGGCTACCACCCCGAAGTCATCGTCGGCGAAGAGGGCTTTCTGAATACGTTTCTCTTCTACGACGGCGACCACCGGCTCAAAGTGTCGGTCGTTCTCGCGTGTACCGGCCTCGGGAGCATGACCATCTTCGCGGGCCTCATCGCCGCGGTGAAGGCTCCGCTCCGGCGGAAAATCCGCGCGCTGGCTATCGCTCTCCCCATCATCTACGCGCTCAACCTGCTTCGGACGACGTTCATCACCATCGCCTTCGGGAAGCAGTACTTCCAGTTCTTCGTCGACGAGATACTGCTGTTGTTCGGGTCGAGCGACCCCTACATGGTGTCGTTTTTCATCTCCGACCGAATCATCAGCCAACTGCTCGCCGTCGTCGCTCTCGTCGGCGTCACGTATCTCGTCGTCCGCGAACTGCCGGAACTGCTCACGGTGGTCGAAGACGTGCTGTTCATGCTCACCGGCGACGAGTACGACCTGAGAGAGGCCTTAGACGTAGAGGGCCAGGGGCTGAACCGCGGCGGAAGCGTCTGAGGAGTCGTCCGCGCACTCGTTCCGCTTGCAGTCTTCCGTCTACAGTTCGTTCTCCGAGACGACGTCGTCCGGTGCCCCGCCGAGCGTTCGCACCGCGTCGGCCTCCACGTGGTGGAGATCACCGGGAATCAAAAGCATCTGAAGCGGGTCGCCGAAGTCGCGTTCCGAGAGCGCAGAGAGTCGGTCCGCCGCCACCACGGCGTCGGGACTTCCGGCGCGGGCGACGACGACGCCGAGAACGTCGTCCCAGTCGCGGGCGAGTTCTCCGGCGGCGAAGTCGGCGGTCATGTACTCGCCGTACTCGTCGTCGGGACTCCCCGATCGGCCGTCAGCGACTTTGATGTCGAGGTACACGAGGGTGTGCAGTCCGCGCTCTCGGTTCGCGTCGATGGAGTCGACGACGCTCTGCGGGACGCCGTCGGCACCGTGCGCGTACGGGAACGGAAGCGTCACGGCCTTCCCGAAGCGGTAGTTCTGGAGTCCGGTGAGACTGCTGGCGGCCGACTGGGCGGTCACGCCGTGGACGACGCGGGTGTCGATACCGCGCTCTATCGCTCGGAGTCGAAGGTCGACGTGCGTCGTCGATATCATCGTATCCCCCGCCGTGAGGAAGGCGACGTCGCCCGCTTCCGCGGCGTCGAGTATCTCCTCTGGGCGCTGTTCGACGCCCTCTCGGTCCCGAACCTCGATGTCGACGTCGTGGTGCGACCGAAGTTCGTCGACCGTCGCACCGAGCAGTTTGCTGGTGTAGAACTCCGCGTAGGCGTGGTCGGCGTCGCGAAGTGCGTCTCGCCCTTCGACGGTAATCGACCGCTCGTCGTACAGGCCGAGTCCGATGAACGTGAGCATACGTGGTTTCCGCCGCGCCGGATGATAAACTGCCTGAAGCGGTCGGCGGATATCGCTCGCGTCGTACCCGCAGCGATCTCAGTCGGGAGAATAGACGATCGGAGACCGCACGCGCGCCTCGGTTCGGTCGCGACAGACCGGTCGCCGACGTCGTTCTCTCTCGAATGGACGACTCGCTGTCAGAGGTAGTCGCACCCCCACTCTGCCGTGGTATACTCTCGCGGCAACGCTCGTTTCGGATCCGGTGGTGTCCGGCTAAACTGCCGCATACGCTACTTAGAGCGCTCCTATTCCGGGGTAGCTCTCTCGGATTGGAATTATTTTTGAGTGACACATTCTCCGTAAATACACAAAACATATATTGTACCTGTTCAGTGTTTTGAGTACCCCTACCCATGGTGACATCATCGAGTATCGCCGTCCGATTCCACGCGCCAGCGTCGGAAGACCGGGACGCGAGAAAGAGGCTGTTGCCGACTTGCGACTTACCCAACTAAACATGACACGCAAACAAGATCAGTTCCGCGCGGTCATCCTGGCGGCGCTGATGGTTATGTCGGTTTTCGCCGGCACCATCGCGCTCTCTGGATCGGCTGCTGCGGCTGCTTCAGGCGGTTCTCTGGATCTCGGTTCCGGCAATGGCGCAAGCCACACGGCGGAATCGGGAACCTTGACAGATGTACAAGTTGATAGCGACGATAGCAATAACGCACCGGGCTTGTACGCCTTCGTTGACGAGAATGGAAACGGAGTGTACGACGCAGGTGAGGCAACTGCCAATAACCAATCCTACGTGGCTGCTGACACCACGGACATCAACCTCACTGATCTAGATGTTAGTGGTCTCGGTGATGGATCGTACCAGGTCTATGCCTTCGAGAACGAGTCTCTGAACACTGGTGACGATAGCTTCGATACGAGCACGGAGCTGGTCATCGACAATGATGAGAACAGTCTCGAATTCATCGACGCGGTCCAGTACGAAAACGACTCCTCGGCTGAAGTTGAAATAGTCTTCAACGAGGATATTGGAACGGTTCACGAGCTCAACATCACGAATGACGAGGAGAACCTGACCGAGTCTGGTTCCATTGATGTGACTGATGGTCGGATCACCGCTACTCTTGGTAGCGACCTCGTTACTGACGACCTTGAAGTCCAGTACAACGTTACTGATGCCGCAGGTAATGTTGTTGATACGACAACGGACGATGACGACGCAGAAGATGTAACGTTTGCGTCCACGACGGCTGTGGGCGGCGACGTCAATGCGTATAAGGGATCGAATGTTGCGATCGTCTCCGACTCGACCAACGTTGACGTTGAGGTCGAAGGTGACGAGAGCAGCTACCAGTTCTCCGGTTCTACTGGCGAAAATAGCAAGGTCTTCGTGTTCAACACGGAGAACCGCGATATCGACGAATACAACTACACCATCGATGATGGCAGCCAGGCCACCATCGACGTTCGCGACCTCGGTCTCTCGCTCGACGTAGACGACCAGAACATCACGACGGACGACTCCGTCGAGGGGACGGTCTCCGCGAACGCGGGCAACCGCCCGATCACGCTCCAGCTCTACGACTCGAACGACGACGAGTTCCAGGACGAAGTCACCGCTGACCTGAACGGTCAGGGTGAATACGAGTTCGCCGTCGGTGACTTCTCCGACGAGACGGGCTCGTACACGCTCGAAGTCGTCGACGACTACTCCGGCGTCACCCAGGAATCTTCGACGATCAACGTCGAAGAGGCCGGTGACGGCGAGGCCGACTTCAACCAGAGCGTCATCAGCAACGAGCGCGGTGACATCGTCGAGATTCCGGTGACGTTCGACAACACGGACGCCGGTACCGTCACGATCGGTAGTGAGGACGTCGGCTTCGAGGCCGACGTGGCAATCGAAGACGACGACGACGACGGCGAAGCCGTCATCCTCTTCGACACGTGGGCGGCGGCCGACGACTCGGCCTCCGCGAGTGACGTCTTCTCCGCCGAGGACGACGACGAAATCGACTTCGGAAACTCGGAGATCATCACCCCCGTCGACTCGCTCCTCGACGCGGGTGACTACGACCTCGAAGTCGGTGCAGAGGGCACCGACGACACCCAGAACGCCGCGACGCTCGTTCTCGAAGAGCGCAGCACCGAGAACGTGACCACGTGGACCGCACACGACAGTGTCTCGCTCAGCGACTACGACGACATCACCGAAGCGGTCGAGAACGGCGAACTGACGCAGGACGGCGACATCGCAGACGGTGACGTCGTCGTCGCACAGATCAGCGCGTCCGGCCTCGGCGGTCTCTACGAGGCAGAGGACGACAACATGTTCTTCGGCGCCGGTCAGCCGACGAACTTCACGGTCAACGAAACCTCCGCACCCGCGAACCGCGAAGCGTTCTCGCTGAACCTCTCTTCGGACAACGTCAAGAGCGTCGTCGGTGACGCCGAGAACGACACGTACTACGTCGTGTTCGACTCGGACAACGACGAGATTGGCGCGTACCGTCCGGGTAGCGACGATCCGGTCGACTTCGGTGACGAGGACACGCTGACGGCGAACTTCACCGTCTCCGAGGACACCGAACTCGCCGAGGACCAGCAGACCGTCGAAACTGACTTCGACCTCATCGAGGGCGAACACAGCCTCGACGACCCGTACAACGTCTCGAACGCCGCGGGTCAGATCGTCGAGGGCGAGTCCAACGTCGCTCCGGGTACGGAACTGCAGATCCGCATCCGTAGCGCC
This region includes:
- a CDS encoding cbb3-type cytochrome c oxidase subunit I, which codes for MGVFLVAVAAWLARIENWRTYTPLAGGGGVGGHGQEVHQEKPSGIIRWLTTVDHKDIGILYGTYGLIAFAVGGLMVMVMRAELADPGATLISNTFYNSLMTSHGITMLFLFGTPIIAAFANYFIPLLIGADDMAFPRINAIAFWLLPPGALLIWAGFFPIPEVIPAQTGWTMYTPLSAGIGQGNQANAGVDLMLLGLHLTGVSATMGAINFIATIFTERAKEVSWANLDIFSWTILTQSGLILFAFPLLGSALLMLLFDRNFATSFFVNDGGGAILWQHIFWFFGHPEVYVLVLPPMGIVSLVLPRFAGRRLFGFKFVVYSTLAIGVLSFGVWAHHMFATGIDPRLRASFMAVSLAIAIPSAVKTFNWITTMWNGNVRLTTPMLFCIGFISNFIIGGVTGVFLASIPVDLVLHDTYYVVGHFHYIVMGAISFAGFAGIYYWFPLFSGRMYQRTLGKAHFWLSMIGTNLTFFAMILLGYGGMPRRYATYLPQFTDLHLLATVGAFVLLVGQIIFVGNIVQSWLEGPEITDGDPWNLKEDNLYTSDWDWFSRKLETSIATDGGEEDETALTDGGSTPDAEE
- a CDS encoding DUF6684 family protein, with protein sequence MANKIFDKETLLDLTVNIVPLFIIAFFVVGFAVYPAFGTELFPMAVQFGLLAVPFVLLAILTYLSGKAIAGAEKGSTVFLPGQATVPGATPLHEAEHESETDTAESDPSADDESHVSDADATKSDGQ
- a CDS encoding DUF7520 family protein; this encodes MSESASRSGDSGVDGPRFVGALYVMLVCFSGVAGFLVGTFVENLSAPRFLFVIPFPPTPLGFAAYGALTIAIVLGIPLYLVVYVSENVVEDAT
- a CDS encoding ABC transporter ATP-binding protein codes for the protein MSLLELSEIDAYYGESHILRNLSMNVEEGEICALLGRNGAGKTTTLRSIAGATPPDVRDGVVRFKGDDITGRTAEDVSMQGISLVPEERRIFPNLTVAENLHLAEVARNTSNTWRRSVAVEREGLTTDEVYAQFPRLDERRTQRAGTLSGGEQQMLAIARALKQNTDLLLLDEPYEGLAPKIIEDVEEAVRRISDAGTTILLVEQNAAAAIQLADRAYIIDQGGIVFDGSSEELRADEETRERYLGV
- a CDS encoding universal stress protein, which produces MYHVVVGVDDEAEHALRCVEEVVNLPGGVEEKSVTLIHTFVDNPSGASATQVQSVREAADYLEEHGIECEIEESSGDPADAIVRTADGGEADLIVVGGRKRSPAGKALFGSVTQSVVLGAQRPVMVTGVD
- a CDS encoding thioredoxin family protein; the protein is MSTDAPSPDGGLPDPEAVLDRLVELGAVTESEDGSLATTSEYEDVRRVYHDTYAEMDDDGVESTVADLFGVERAEAASLLDAGEVTRADVIAYLAARSFADGELDSPTLAVASDLLVRIEPETPVPEAFEELTDDSYRSFLDSNPDAVVTVWRHHCDPCEAMKADVPEILDAVPEGVATAGLDGQDAPAFRREFGVDAAPAVLLFCDGERRETLTGRRRPETFADRFADVFGDS
- a CDS encoding DUF7541 family protein — protein: MDETPGLSDQYRMASPWPLFVALGIPISEIGILFDLFPVAVGGLLLFSGSVAGMAHESGYAKTPWRALAVLSVILSVLGGVIAFTDVSLVTRGYAIIAAGVILLVGGVVGELFVDEREPSY
- a CDS encoding ABC transporter ATP-binding protein; the encoded protein is MSSGPLLETDGLVKEFGGLVATDDVNLSVESGERVSIIGPNGAGKSTLINLITRRLDPTAGDIRFKGESIVGLEPHQVVQRGVSKSFQTASIFPDLTVRENAEIASLAAEHGEFGLNFLTHRNNLSAVHDLAEETLDDVGLLDRADTEAADLPYGDKRRLEIGIALAADPDLLLMDEPTAGMSPEETQSTVELVERVKRERGLTFVLVEHDMEIVFSVSDRIVVLNRGQVIAEGTPDEIRGNPDVQEAYLGGMEI